The bacterium genome has a segment encoding these proteins:
- a CDS encoding type II toxin-antitoxin system VapC family toxin, which translates to MEPVLVDTDILSLFFRNQDNVVSNFKKYLNQYEKINLSIITYYEILSGLKYRDASKQLDSFLEFTKHNTVLSLTKESVMISSDLYTNLRKKGRLIDDIDILIAGVALSNNLVLVTNNEEHFRNIKGLEILNWSKK; encoded by the coding sequence GTGGAACCAGTATTAGTTGATACAGACATCTTATCTCTGTTCTTTAGGAACCAAGATAATGTTGTCTCTAATTTTAAAAAATATCTTAACCAATACGAAAAAATAAATCTGAGTATCATTACCTACTATGAAATTCTTAGTGGTTTAAAATACAGAGACGCATCGAAACAACTGGATTCGTTTCTTGAGTTTACAAAGCATAATACTGTTCTATCTTTAACTAAAGAATCAGTTATGATTTCATCGGATTTATACACTAATTTGCGAAAAAAAGGAAGACTGATAGATGATATTGATATCCTTATTGCAGGTGTTGCTCTGTCAAACAATCTTGTTCTTGTGACCAATAATGAAGAACATTTTAGAAATATCAAAGGATTAGAAATTTTGAATTGGAGTAAAAA